The stretch of DNA CGGCATCGCGTTCACGTACGCCGCCACCGGCACCCTCAACATGGCGCAGCTGTCGCTGCGGCTGGCCGAGCTGGACGACGGCACGCGCGCCGCGCTCAACGCCGTGCTGCTCGTGGCGTTCGGCATCAAGGCGGCGGTCTTCCCGCTGTCGTCGTGGCTGCCGGACAGCTACCCGACCGCGCTGGCCCCGGTCACCGCGGTGTTCGCCGGGCTGCTCACGAAGGTCGGCGTCTACGCCATCATCCGGGTGCAGACGCTGCTCTTCCCCGACGGCGCGTTCGAGGACGTGCTCATGCTCGCCGCGGGGCTGACGCTCGTCGTGGGGATCCTCGGCGCGGTCGCGCAGACCGACGTCAAGCGGATGCTGTCCTTCACGCTGGTGAGCCACATCGGCTACATGGTCTTCGGCGTCGCCCTCGGGTCGGCGGCCGGGCTCGCGGGCGCGATCTTCTACGTGGCGCACCACATCCTCATCCAGACCGTGCTCTTCCTCGCCGTCGGGCTCGTCGAGCGGCACGCGGGCACGACGTCGCTCACCCGCCTCGGCGGCCTGGCCGCGGCGTCCCCGCTGCTCGCGGTGCTCTTCTTCGTGCCCGCGATGAACCTCGCCGGCATCCCGCCGCTGTCCGGCTTCATCGGCAAGGCGGGCCTGCTGCGCGCGGGCGTCGAGGACGGCGGCCCGGCGGCGTGGGCGCTCGTCGGCGCCGGGACGCTGACCAGCCTGCTCACCCTGTACGCCGTGGCCAAGGTCTGGTCCAAGGCCTTCTGGCGCCCGCGCGAGGAGGCGCCGCAGGTCGCCGCCGCCGCGGCGGCGGACACCGGCGCGACCTCGTACGCCGTCGTCGCGGCCACCGGGCGCCCGGGGAGCCCGGAGACCGCGCCGGCCCTCGACGCGGTCGGCGGGGACGAGGTGGCCGCCCCCGCGCCGCGGTCGCGCACCATGGTCGCCTCGACCGTCGTGCTCCTCGCGGTCAGCCTGTCCCTGACCGTCCTGGCGGGCCCCCTGTACGGGCTCGCCGACCGCGCCGCGGACGACCTGCTGGAGCGCTCGCCGTACCTGCGCGCCGCGACGACGGCGGGTGCGCCGTGACCGCGCACCTGCGCGGGGCCCGGGGGCTGGTGCGCCACCTGCCGCCGCTGCTCTGGCTCGCCCTGGTCTGGACGATGCTCTGGGGCACCTTCAGCGTCGGCAACCTCGTCGCCGGGCTGCTCGTGGGCCTCGTCGTGACGGCGGTGCTGCCGCTGCCGGTCGTCGTGCTGGGCGGGCGGCTGGACCCCCTGGCGCTGCTGGGGCTCCTCGCGCACATGCTGCGCCAGCTCGTCGTGTCGAGCGCGCACCTGGCGTGGCTGTCGCTGCGCCCGGGGCCGCCGCCGCTCGCGGCGGTCGTCGCGGTGCCGCTGCGCAGCCGCTCCGACCTGCTGGTCACGCTCACCGCGGAAGCGGTGTCCCTCACCCCGGGCAGCCTCGTCCTCGAGGTCAGCCGGCGCACGCTCTACTGCCACGTGCTCGACGTGAGCAGCGCGCAGGAGGCCCAGCGCTTCCGCACCGAGGTGCTCGACCTCGAGCGCCGCATCGTGCGGGCCGTCGGCGGGCCGTCGGCCATCGCCCGGCTCGCCGGCGCCCCGCCCGTCCCCGACCCGCCCGCCACCGCCCCGCCGCCCCCCACCCACGAGGAGGCCCCGTGACCGTCGTCGGCGTCGTCGTCGCCGTCCTGCTGTCCGCCGCCGCGGCGCTGTGCGTGCTGCGCATGCTCCGCGGCCCCGCCACCCTCGACCGCGTGGTCGCCACCGACATGCTGCTGGCCGTGGTGGTGTGCGGCCTCGCCGCGTACGCGGCCGTCACCCGCGCGTCGTACGTCGTGCCGGTGGCGGTGGTCGTCGCCCTGCTCGGCTTCACCGGCTCGACGAGCATCGCCCGCTCGGTCGGCCGGCAGGTGCCGCCGCCCCCGGCACCCCGGGACCCGGCGTGAGCACCGCCCTCGACGTCCTCGCGGCCGTCCTGCTGATCAGCGGGGCCGCGCTCGCGCTCGCCGCGTCGGTCGGCGTGCTGCGCTTCCCCGACGTCCTGTCGCGGATGCACGCCGCGACCAAGCCGCAGGTCCTGGGCATGCTCCTCGTCCTCGCCGGGGCCGCCGTGCGGCTGCGGACCAGCGTCGACGTCTGGATGCTCGTGCTGACCGGCGCCTTCCAGCTGATGACGGCGCCGGTCGCGGCCCACCTCGTCGGCCGCCTGGCCTACCGCACCCGGCACGTGCGCACCGACCTGCTCGTCTGCGACGAGCTGGCCGACGCGCCCGACCGGCCCTGACGGGGCCGCCCGGCAGCGCGGCAGCGGCACCGATGAGTACGGCCGCCGGCGCCGGTCCACCCCGGAGGACGACCGCAGGCCGGTGGAGGGAGCGGGCATGGCACGCGTACGGGTGCTGGTGGGCACGCGCAAGGGGGCCTTCGTGCTGAGCGCGGACGGCACGCGGCGGGACTGGCGGGTGGAGGGCCCGCACTTCGCGGGCTGGGAGGTCTACCACGTCGCGGGGAGCCGGGCCGAGCCCGACCGGCTCTTCGCCTCGCAAAGCAGCGGCTGGTTCGGGCAGGTGGTGCAGCGCTCCGACGACGGCGGCGCGTCCTGGTCGCCGGTCGGCAGCGACTTCCGCTACGACGGCGAGCCGGGCACGCACCAGTGGTACGACGGCACCCAGCGGCCCTGGGCGTTCACGAGGGTGTGGCACCTCGAGCCCTCGGCCACCGACCCCGACCTGGTGCACGCCGGCGCCGAGGACGCCGCGCTCTTCCGCTCCACCGACGGCGGCGCGACGTGGTCGGAGCTGACGGGCCTGCGCACCCACCCCTCCGGCCCGTCCTGGCAGCCCGGCGCGGGCGGCATGTGCCTGCACACCGTCGCCCCGCACCCCACCGACCCGCTGAGCATGCTCGTGGCCATCTCGGCGGCCGGCGTCTTCCGCACGGACGACGGCGGGGAGACCTGGCACCCCTCGAACACCGGCCTGTCCTCCGGGTCCATCCCCGACCCCGAGGCGGACGTCGGCCACTGCGTGCACCGCCTCTCGCGCCACCCCTCCCGCCCGGACACCGTCTACATGCAGAAGCACTGGGACGTCATGCGCAGCGACGACGGCGGGCGCTCCTGGCGGGAGGTGTCCGGCGACCTGCCGTGCGACTTCGGCTTCCCGGTGCAGGTGCACGCCCACGAACCCGAGACCGTGTACGTCGTCCCCATCACCTCCGACGAGCTGCACGTCCCGCCGGAGGGGCGCCTGCGCGTCTACCGCTCGCGCACCGGCGGCGAGGAGTGGGAGCCCCTGACGCGGGGCCTGCCGCAGGAGCACTGCTACGTCAACGTGCTGCGCGACGCCATGGCCGTCGACGAGCTCGACGGGTGTGGGGTCTACTTCGGCACCACGGGCGGGCAGGTCTACTGCTCGCCCGACGGCGGCGACACCTGGGACGCGGTCGTCCGCGACCTGCCGCCGGTCCTGTCGGTGGAGGTGCAGACGCTGCCATGAGCGACGGGACCACCGTGGTGACCGTCGTGCTGCCCGGGCACCTGCGCGCCCTCGCCCGGGTGGACGGCGACGTGCCGGTACGGGTCGAGGGCCCGGTCACCCAGGCGTCCGTGCTCGACGCCCTCGAGGCCCTGCACCCGGTGCTGCGCGGCCGGGTGCGCGACCAGGCGACGGGCCGCCGCCGCGCCTTCGTCCGCTTCTTCGCCTGTCAGGAGGACCTCTCGCACGAGCCCCCCGACGCCCCGCTGCCCGCCGACGTCGCCGAGGGGAAGCAGCCCTTCGTCGTCGTCGGCGCCATGGCCGGCGGGTAGCGCCCTCCGCGCACGACCACGGCGGTGCTGACCCCGCCGCGATCATGCACGACCTCGGCCGTGATCATGCACGACCTCGGCCGTGATCATGCACGACCTCGGCCGTGATCACGCACGGGGTGGC from Vallicoccus soli encodes:
- a CDS encoding Na+/H+ antiporter subunit D is translated as MIRVLAPLPVLLPLLGAGLALAVGRHPRLQRTVSVVVLATVLAVAVALLLLADDRGATSLDVGGWPAPLGITLVVDRLSALFLVVSTTVTLAVLVYAVGQGASDRDDARTPLSIFHPTYLVLTAGVANAFLSGDLFNLYVGFEVLLAASYVLLTLGGSQERVRAGVTYVVVSLLSSLVFLAGIAFTYAATGTLNMAQLSLRLAELDDGTRAALNAVLLVAFGIKAAVFPLSSWLPDSYPTALAPVTAVFAGLLTKVGVYAIIRVQTLLFPDGAFEDVLMLAAGLTLVVGILGAVAQTDVKRMLSFTLVSHIGYMVFGVALGSAAGLAGAIFYVAHHILIQTVLFLAVGLVERHAGTTSLTRLGGLAAASPLLAVLFFVPAMNLAGIPPLSGFIGKAGLLRAGVEDGGPAAWALVGAGTLTSLLTLYAVAKVWSKAFWRPREEAPQVAAAAAADTGATSYAVVAATGRPGSPETAPALDAVGGDEVAAPAPRSRTMVASTVVLLAVSLSLTVLAGPLYGLADRAADDLLERSPYLRAATTAGAP
- a CDS encoding Na+/H+ antiporter subunit E, yielding MTAHLRGARGLVRHLPPLLWLALVWTMLWGTFSVGNLVAGLLVGLVVTAVLPLPVVVLGGRLDPLALLGLLAHMLRQLVVSSAHLAWLSLRPGPPPLAAVVAVPLRSRSDLLVTLTAEAVSLTPGSLVLEVSRRTLYCHVLDVSSAQEAQRFRTEVLDLERRIVRAVGGPSAIARLAGAPPVPDPPATAPPPPTHEEAP
- a CDS encoding monovalent cation/H+ antiporter complex subunit F codes for the protein MTVVGVVVAVLLSAAAALCVLRMLRGPATLDRVVATDMLLAVVVCGLAAYAAVTRASYVVPVAVVVALLGFTGSTSIARSVGRQVPPPPAPRDPA
- the mnhG gene encoding monovalent cation/H(+) antiporter subunit G: MSTALDVLAAVLLISGAALALAASVGVLRFPDVLSRMHAATKPQVLGMLLVLAGAAVRLRTSVDVWMLVLTGAFQLMTAPVAAHLVGRLAYRTRHVRTDLLVCDELADAPDRP
- a CDS encoding WD40/YVTN/BNR-like repeat-containing protein, whose protein sequence is MARVRVLVGTRKGAFVLSADGTRRDWRVEGPHFAGWEVYHVAGSRAEPDRLFASQSSGWFGQVVQRSDDGGASWSPVGSDFRYDGEPGTHQWYDGTQRPWAFTRVWHLEPSATDPDLVHAGAEDAALFRSTDGGATWSELTGLRTHPSGPSWQPGAGGMCLHTVAPHPTDPLSMLVAISAAGVFRTDDGGETWHPSNTGLSSGSIPDPEADVGHCVHRLSRHPSRPDTVYMQKHWDVMRSDDGGRSWREVSGDLPCDFGFPVQVHAHEPETVYVVPITSDELHVPPEGRLRVYRSRTGGEEWEPLTRGLPQEHCYVNVLRDAMAVDELDGCGVYFGTTGGQVYCSPDGGDTWDAVVRDLPPVLSVEVQTLP
- a CDS encoding MoaD/ThiS family protein, which translates into the protein MVTVVLPGHLRALARVDGDVPVRVEGPVTQASVLDALEALHPVLRGRVRDQATGRRRAFVRFFACQEDLSHEPPDAPLPADVAEGKQPFVVVGAMAGG